A region from the Serinibacter arcticus genome encodes:
- a CDS encoding glycosyltransferase family 2 protein encodes MTAVVTLASLARLDHVERQQERLAREDPEVLRVLVWLDPTPAPAHLAARALTLHVPPGGHGLRLAAGRNRGVAAAVAAGHDLVVLLDADCVPGPAMLKRYVEASARHPRSLLCGPVTYLPEGVRVDPATDLAALTAPHPARPDPEPGTTVVAADEDYALFWSLSFATTTAGWEAFGGFDEAYEGYGGEDTDVAFRARAVGVPLVWVGGAHAYHQHHATSAPPWQHLDDILRNGALFARRWGRWPMEGWITAFAQAGAIEQVGDGWRRVPA; translated from the coding sequence ATGACGGCCGTCGTCACGCTCGCCTCGCTCGCTCGGCTGGACCACGTCGAGCGGCAGCAGGAGCGGCTCGCCCGCGAGGACCCCGAGGTCCTCCGGGTCCTGGTCTGGCTCGACCCCACCCCAGCGCCCGCCCACCTCGCCGCGCGCGCCCTGACGCTGCACGTCCCGCCGGGCGGGCACGGGCTCCGGCTCGCCGCCGGCCGCAACCGGGGCGTCGCCGCGGCGGTGGCCGCCGGACACGACCTCGTGGTGCTGCTCGACGCGGACTGCGTCCCGGGTCCGGCCATGCTCAAGCGGTACGTCGAGGCGTCGGCGCGGCACCCGCGGTCGCTGCTGTGCGGCCCCGTCACCTACCTCCCCGAGGGGGTGCGCGTCGATCCGGCCACGGACCTGGCGGCTCTGACGGCGCCCCACCCGGCGCGCCCCGATCCCGAGCCCGGGACGACCGTCGTCGCCGCCGACGAGGACTACGCCCTGTTCTGGTCGCTGTCGTTCGCGACGACGACCGCCGGCTGGGAGGCGTTCGGCGGCTTCGACGAGGCGTACGAGGGCTACGGCGGTGAGGACACCGACGTCGCCTTCCGCGCCCGCGCGGTCGGGGTGCCGCTCGTCTGGGTCGGGGGCGCGCACGCCTACCACCAGCACCACGCGACATCGGCGCCGCCCTGGCAGCACCTCGACGACATCCTGCGCAACGGCGCGCTCTTCGCCCGGCGGTGGGGACGGTGGCCGATGGAGGGCTGGATCACCGCGTTCGCACAGGCGGGCGCGATCGAGCAGGTCGGGGACGGCTGGCGGCGCGTCCCGGCGTGA
- a CDS encoding DUF2945 domain-containing protein produces MTSDDLAPGDRVSWNTPQGRTRGTVDEKRVRDFEFADQHFTASADEPAYLVTSERSGSQAAHKGSALRRLKPR; encoded by the coding sequence ATGACGAGCGACGACCTCGCCCCGGGCGACCGGGTCAGCTGGAACACCCCGCAGGGCCGCACCCGCGGCACGGTGGACGAGAAGCGCGTGCGCGACTTCGAGTTCGCCGACCAGCACTTCACCGCCTCGGCGGACGAGCCCGCCTACCTCGTGACCTCGGAGAGGTCCGGGTCGCAGGCGGCGCACAAGGGCTCGGCGCTGCGACGGCTGAAGCCGCGCTGA
- a CDS encoding uridine kinase family protein, whose protein sequence is MGDLAPMRLEPGEPAAGAWRAVGVAALLDELLPSADVAAVGAGVGDGPTRTRVLAVDGRGGAGKSTLAARLAAVVPGAVVVHTDDLAWHEPFFAWGHLLEELLDAVARGDAVAFRPPAWEPRGRDGHVVVPARTPLVVVEGTGAALATRGGRADATIWVQVDAPEAERRGIARDVAEGANGDLAAATAFWHEWSAAERTFVDELRPWDLADVVVAGTPVLALDGDDLAVGRILLADERPGLPGPGDRGWVGRRRTP, encoded by the coding sequence GTGGGCGACCTCGCGCCGATGCGGCTGGAGCCCGGCGAGCCGGCGGCCGGGGCGTGGCGCGCGGTCGGCGTCGCGGCTCTCCTGGACGAGCTGCTGCCGTCCGCTGACGTTGCGGCGGTGGGGGCCGGTGTCGGTGACGGGCCCACCCGGACCCGGGTCCTCGCGGTGGACGGCCGTGGCGGGGCCGGGAAGTCCACGCTGGCGGCCCGCCTCGCGGCCGTGGTGCCGGGCGCCGTCGTGGTCCACACCGACGACCTCGCCTGGCACGAGCCGTTCTTCGCGTGGGGTCACCTGCTCGAGGAGCTGCTCGACGCCGTCGCCCGCGGTGACGCCGTCGCGTTCCGCCCGCCCGCGTGGGAGCCCCGGGGTCGGGACGGGCACGTCGTCGTCCCCGCGCGCACGCCGCTCGTGGTGGTCGAGGGGACGGGTGCGGCGCTCGCGACCCGGGGCGGTCGGGCCGACGCCACGATCTGGGTCCAGGTGGACGCGCCGGAGGCGGAGCGGCGCGGCATCGCGCGCGACGTCGCCGAGGGCGCGAACGGAGACCTCGCGGCGGCGACGGCGTTCTGGCACGAGTGGAGCGCCGCCGAGCGGACCTTCGTCGACGAGCTGCGGCCGTGGGACCTGGCCGACGTCGTCGTGGCCGGCACCCCGGTCCTCGCGCTCGACGGCGACGACCTCGCCGTGGGGCGGATCCTGCTCGCCGACGAGCGTCCTGGACTCCCGGGTCCGGGTGACCGAGGCTGGGTGGGACGGAGGAGAACACCATGA
- a CDS encoding sugar O-acetyltransferase, whose translation MTDYFAGDDRTNRERMLAGDLYIADDPDSERLAQRGLALADAYHRAVVAGEPDSRSILEELLGSLGEGAHLKPPVFVDYGENIHVGARTFANYNLTMLDVATITIGQDCQIGPNVQLLTPTHPVDPQPRRDKLEAAEPITIGDNVWLGGGVIVCPGVTIGENSVIGAGSVVTRDIPANVVAVGNPARVLREI comes from the coding sequence ATGACGGACTACTTCGCGGGCGACGACCGCACCAACCGCGAGCGCATGCTCGCCGGTGACCTCTACATCGCCGACGACCCCGACAGCGAGCGGCTGGCCCAGCGCGGGCTCGCCCTCGCCGACGCCTACCACCGGGCGGTCGTGGCGGGGGAGCCCGACTCCCGCAGCATCCTGGAGGAGCTGCTCGGCAGCCTCGGGGAGGGCGCCCACCTCAAGCCGCCCGTGTTCGTGGACTACGGCGAGAACATCCACGTGGGGGCCCGCACCTTCGCCAACTACAACCTCACGATGCTCGACGTCGCCACGATCACGATCGGGCAGGACTGCCAGATCGGCCCGAACGTCCAGCTGCTCACGCCGACCCACCCGGTCGACCCGCAGCCGCGGCGCGACAAGCTCGAGGCGGCCGAGCCGATCACGATCGGCGACAACGTGTGGCTCGGCGGGGGAGTGATCGTCTGCCCCGGGGTCACGATCGGCGAGAACTCGGTCATCGGTGCCGGTTCGGTCGTCACGCGCGACATCCCGGCGAACGTCGTCGCCGTCGGCAACCCGGCCCGCGTCCTGCGCGAGATCTGA
- a CDS encoding three-helix bundle dimerization domain-containing protein, whose amino-acid sequence MTHSTRDFDFDRTVHTVVNHLVETFPDADPAELEREATEATAHFADKPITDFADVLAEREARAHLAAQQGPTPTD is encoded by the coding sequence ATGACGCACTCCACGCGGGACTTCGACTTCGACCGCACGGTCCACACCGTCGTCAACCACCTCGTCGAGACGTTCCCCGACGCCGACCCGGCCGAGCTCGAGCGGGAGGCGACGGAGGCGACGGCGCACTTCGCCGACAAGCCGATCACCGACTTCGCGGACGTCCTCGCCGAGCGCGAGGCGCGGGCGCACCTCGCCGCGCAGCAGGGGCCGACGCCCACCGACTGA